A section of the Serratia liquefaciens ATCC 27592 genome encodes:
- a CDS encoding GNAT family acetyltransferase — protein MEIRVFRQDDFEEVITLWERCDLLRPWNDPEMDIERKLNHDPDLFLVAEVGGEVVGSVMGGYDGHRGSAYYLGVHPDYRGRGIANALISRLEKKLIARGCPKIQLMVREDNDTVIEMYEKLGYEIQSITSLGKRLIEDQEY, from the coding sequence ATGGAAATTCGCGTATTTCGACAAGACGACTTTGAAGAAGTCATTACCCTGTGGGAGCGCTGCGATCTGCTGCGGCCGTGGAACGATCCTGAGATGGATATTGAGCGCAAACTGAATCACGATCCGGATCTGTTTCTGGTCGCGGAAGTGGGCGGAGAAGTCGTGGGATCGGTGATGGGGGGATACGACGGTCATCGTGGTTCGGCGTATTATCTCGGGGTACATCCGGATTATCGCGGACGCGGTATCGCCAATGCGTTGATCAGCCGGTTAGAGAAAAAATTGATCGCGCGCGGTTGCCCGAAGATCCAACTGATGGTGCGGGAAGATAACGACACGGTGATCGAGATGTACGAGAAACTCGGTTACGAGATCCAGAGCATTACCAGCCTGGGCAAGCGACTGATCGAAGATCAGG